The Candidatus Paceibacterota bacterium genomic sequence CCGTTAATTAATAGGGGTTAATTCGGCGCCGTTAATTAATAGGGGTTAATTCGGCGCCGTTAATTAATAGGGGTTAATTCGGCGCCGTTAATTAATAGGGGTTAATTCGGCGCCGTTAATTAATAGGGGTTAATTCCTGAAAAAGGCGTAACTGATCGAAACTTTCAAATCTCTGGCGATTGCAGAGGTGTGCTCGACTGAAGCGACGACATGCAAAAACCCCTACCCATGATCTCGGGTAGGGGCACGAATTACATTGCCTGGCTGTCAAAGCGAAGATTACACCCAACCTGGGTTAGGAAAACATCCCACACGCCACTCTGTGATATCGCACGCTATCGTGCGATAGGAATAGTCACCTCCCTCACGAGGTTGGGCAACCCCCCGTCTAGGTAACACGGGGGGCCGTAAATACCGGACAGCGTGTTCCGGCCCAAGAAGGGTCTAAATGTCCGATTTTCATCGGGGATTGGTGGCGAAATGGTGCCCACTTTTGGCCTGAACCGGTGCGCCCGGAGGGACTCGAACCCCCAACCTTCTGATCCGAAGTCAGAAGCTCTATCCGTTGAGCTACGGACGCTTGTTTGCCAAGGATACCTTGATTAACAGGACTCGTTCGCCGTTTAAAAAGAAGGCGTCACGCAGGATTTCTCCCACGTAACGCCCTCTTTCTATAAATCTCTGCTGTCGTTCTCTTTACTTTGACGATCCCAATCCGTTGGGTGAACCTGCGGCCCATACATACTTGATGTGGTCGGGGTCCATCGCTTTATCGGAGATGACTTCATAGTTGCCCCATAGGGAGTAACCGCCATCAACCCAGTAGGAACTGTTTTCGCCGGCGGAACCCACCCAAATTATTTTGATGTGTTCGCTCCAGCCGCTTCCGTCTTTAACGTTGCCATTCCATTCATTGGTATCCCAAGCACCCGCACAGAAGGCAGGATCGTTGTAACCATTCGCATTGCAGGCATCCCACGCAGCATTCCACTTCATTACTAAGTGGTCATTTGCATAAGTTGGGTCGCCCCATACCTTTCCATTAAGAACCTTGTCCACGCCGTCAGCCGGGCCAGAGAAAATTCTGGCGCTGTAGTTATATCCATATTGATTGAAACCGCCAGCTGCTGATGCCTGTGGCAATACGCTACCGAGTAGAGCAGCGCCCGCGAGTGAAGCTATTGCCAGAGACTTAAATCCAATTTTGTTGCCTCTTACTTGCTTGAAACTGTCGTCACGATTCGACATTCGATCCTCCTTAGGGGGTATCTGTACCCTAGCGGCAGAGCCTGCAATTCGGTAGATATCTCCAATTAAAAGAATCAATTAAAAGAATCTAGGGCTATCCCGTCATGTCCTACTCGGAAGTTAGACTTCCTGACTATGTCGGTGAATTTGATTGAAGTACGTGGACTTACAAAAAAGTACGGTGATTTCGTCGCTGTTGACGGAATTGACTTCAGCGTACGGAAAAGTGAGTCTTTTGGGCTACTTGGTCCCAATGGAGCTGGTAAGTCGACGACCATGCGGATCATCGCCGCTACATCACAACGCACCTCAGGTGATGTTCTAGTTCTTGGCAAAGATCCCGAAAAGGAAGGACCGCAGATACGCGCTCACCTTGGAGTGGTGCCACAGCAAGATAATCTGGATATTCAATTGACTGTGACTGAAAACCTCTACATCTACGGTCGCTACTTTGGTCTTTCAAAGAAGTTCGTCAAATCAAAAATCAATGACCTTCTCGAATTCGCCCAACTTGAAGAGAAACGCGACACCAAGGTTGAAGCGCTCAGCGGCGGTATGAAGCGCCGACTTACGATTGCTCGTTCACTTGTCAGCGAGCCGGACATACTTATTTTAGATGAGCCCACAACTGGTCTCGATCCGCAAGCGCGGCACATTCTCTGGGATCGACTTTTCCGACTTAAAGAGGATGGAATAACTCTCCTCATCACGACCCACTACATGGACGAAGCCGAACAACTCTGCGACCGATTGATTGTGATGGATAAGGGCAAGATTATGGCGGAAGGCAGTCCCGCTGCATTGATCAAGAAGTACTCGACAAAAGAAGTACTTGAAGTTCGTTTCGGCTCCAACAGAAATGCCGAAATGGCAGCGGCAATGGAGCAACTCTGCGAGCGCATTGAAGTCTTACCTGATCGCATTCTTCTCTACACGGAGGATGCCGAAGAAGTGCTCGAAAATATTGTCGGGGCGGGACATCACCCAAATACATCGCTGGTGCGAAGGAGTTCCCTGGAGGATGTTTTCTTGCGTCTAACCGGCAGAAGTTTGATCGAATGATGAGCACACTAAAAGGAGAGCGCTCTATCCCACGATTTGGGGCGCTTTACGTCCTCGAAGCTCGAATGAAGTCAATGCTCAAGTTCTTCTGGGTTATCGCCTCAATAGCAATCCTCAACCCAGTTCTTTATCTCGTCTCCATTGGGCTCGGAGTTGGCACTCTTATCACCAACAACATTGGTCCCAACGGTATTGACGGCGTCTCTTACTTGACCTTCATCGCACCTGCTCTCCTAGCGACGAGTGCAATCCAAGGAGCAATGGATGAGGTAATTTTCCCTACCCTGGATGGATTTAAGTGGGCGAGGATTTTTTACGGCATCAATTCCACTCCCCAAACCGGATCTACCATCGCTACTGGTGTCTTTCTGACTGCGATGGTGCGCACGATTGGAAGCGTGCTGGCTTACTCTGGAATCTTGTATCTTTTTGGCGCCATGGATTCGCCCCACTCATATTTGGCAGTACCGATAGCTATTTTGGCAGGAGCAAGTTTCGGTGCTGTGATGCTGGCGCTCGCCTCGCACGTCACTAGCGAAGATATGTTCTTCACAATTGTTGGGCGCTTTGTCATTGGGCCAATGTTCCTCTTCTCTGGAACCTTCTATCCGCTCAATACTCTGCCCATCGGGCTCCAGTTCTTCGGTTGGATATCACCGCTCTGGCACGCAACTGAGCTAGGCAGATACGCGACCTACGCTCATCACATAAGTGCAACGATGGTGAGCGTCCATATTCTCTTCTTGCTCACAATGTTGGTACTTGGCCTGATTTTCGCTTTTAAGCAGTACACCCGACGGTTGGCGAAATAATGTTGTTGAGCGCCGCGATCGCTATCGCAGAACGGCGAGCTGGCAAACTTGGAGATCGGTATTACGCCGGACGGTCGCGCGCAGTCGTTGAACGAAGTTATATAGCCTTCAAGTCCTCCACATGGTTTGTCATTCTCTCTGGGTTTGTCGAGCCCGTTCTCTACCTCCTCTCGTTTGGGTACGGTGTTGGACAGTTCGTCGGCACTATCGATTCAGGCACCGGAAAAATGGTCTCTTACGCCGCGTTTATCGCTCCAGGATTACTAGCCACGAGCGCAATGAATGGAGCCGTCTACGATTCGACGTGGAACGTATTTTTCAAACTGCATGAGAGTCGTCTCTACCACGGCATGCTTGCAACTTCACTTGGTCCACTCGATGTTGCCCTCGGTGAAATGGCTTGGGCGCTTCTCCGTGGACTCGTCTATGCCATGGGATTCATGATTGTAGTTGCGCCCCTTGGTCTCATTCCAAGTTGGTGGGGAATTCTTGCGATTCCCGCAGCAGTCTTAATCGCCTTTGGCTTCGCAGCATTTGGTATGGCTGTTACTTCTTACTTCAAGACATTTCAACAGATGGGCCTGATCAATATTGCACTGCTCCCAATCTTTCTTTTCTCTGGAGCTTTTTACCCGCTCACGGTCTTTCCGGGATGGACCCAAGCCTTAATCAAAGCACTACCCCTCTGGCATGCAATCGAACTCATCCGAGGGCTCACTCTTGGGGCACTAAATATGGGGCTTCTCACGCACATTATCTACTTTCTCGTGATGATTGCTGGCGGTCTGTTCTTTACGACAAGGCGCCTCAACGCCCTCTTTATGCGCTAGCCAACAGAGTGAATTAAGTGTTGTTACGTTTGAAGCCAACAGCTCTCGGACCGACAGTGCCTGCAACGGGTCTTTCATACTTAGTTTGAATGCCGGGCAAAACGGGGTTAGCATCGTAAAAAAAAGACCCAATTTGACTCACCGCCGAGAAATAGCGAAGCGCCCACTGATAGCAGGAACCCGCCGCAATCACGTCAGAGCCATTGAGCGGGAAATTCTTTTCGCAAATTTTCTGGAGATCCAATAAGAATTCTCCATCGACCATATTCCTTGAATACCGAAGGTAGTCAATCACTTTGCCAGTCCGAGGGTTCTTGATCGTGAAACCGCTATATCCAGCATCATGCGCATTACATGCCGGACGAAAATCTACGGTCTTGTTGCCAAGAGTCCGCTTATCTAGAAGCGTCTTCTCCCACTCGTCAATCTTCTTGTAACCTGTCTGGCCTCCGCAGCCATTGGAGACAAGGAATATTGGAACCTCTATAGCAATCCAACTTGAGTGAGAACAGGGAGCCTTCGGCGACGTATTGCCCCTCGCATCCTTAAAGTATGCACACACCAGGAAGGGACCGAAGTTCTTCTTCCCCTTCACAACAGGTGGATCAAAGACCGCTAACTTGGGATAGCCATCTGCTTTCAATGAACTCACCTGACTATCTATAAGCACGCCGTCTGAGTATAAATTTAGGGTCGCTTGCACCTGTTGCGTTTTACCTTTATAAGACTCAAGCGCGTAATACTTCACTGCGACTAACTGCCCCAATGGAACATATGCCTTCTTGGCACCATTTACATAGACCCCAGGCAGAATTTCAATCTCCATAGTGGGTACCGTGGGTGAAGCGGCCGGTGCAGCTGTTAAGAAACCAAAGAAGAGGAGAAAACTAGTTGACAGAACTGCAAATCGAAGAAGCCACGAAATCTTCCGCCGTTTCATAATGAACTCTTTTCAAGGTGCGTACGTCGAACCCAACACCAATCACTTGAATTCTATGGCCGCACCATTCTTGAGTGAATAGTCCACGTCACTATTCCACTCTCCAGTCCTTATGGAAGTGGTACCACCCTATTTAAAGAACGATGAATATTGGCGATCCCTGAAGTTATTCCTCCTCAGCTGATGGATCAATCAGCCTTTGAGGACACAGCTCCCCAGGGGTTGTGAGGCCCTCAAAATGCCACCATTCATTTTCGTAGGCACGACAGAGCCCATATATATACCCATTGACTTCCAACCACTTGGTGGAAACTGGATCGTTTGGGTAATTAATATCCAGCGCTAACCCCCACGGATGGTGCGAGATATTGGCGGGTAGAACCCATTTTGAGGCTTCGGCCTCAGATCCATATCTCTTCACTGCATTTCTAAATAGTCTCTCCTGGAGTGCGTAACTTCTATACCCGGAGGTGATGTGCAAGGGGAATCCTGCCTTCTTCCCAACTGCTTGGGCTGCCAAGAAGCGGATCATCAATTGTGGATTGACATCTGAAGGTGGTTGCGTCGGACGAACGATCGGTGCTGCACCAAGGCTCTGCTCGCCATCTAAACAACCGGAATCAACGTCCGAACTCCGCAGAACTTTTGTGCTCTCATTGAAACAGAGAAGGTGAATAATTGTCGGTGTCGGTGTCGGTGTCGGAGAAGCCACGCTTACTACTGAGTTGTCATAGGAAAGATTTTGTATATAGAAGAAAGCGCCGCCACCAATAAGAACCCACAAAAGTATAAATACAGCGACTCTGATCTTCACATGAGCAATTCTACTTCCCTAACCAGGTTGCGCTCTAAGAAGGTTGTGTGGCGGTCAAGTTGAGGGGTTCATTGATTTCAACTTTCACATCTGCTTTACTCCTCAGATGCCACACCGACACTCCCTGCGCGTGGCGTTAGCGAGCATTATCATCGTCGGATTGATAAATGGCGTAGTACCTGAGGCCCAAGCAAAGACTCTCGTTGGCACGGCTTGTAGCAAATTGGGTGCAAAGACGGGTGATGGACCTAGCCGCACTGTGATTTGTGTAAAAAAGGGAAAGAAGAAAGTTTGGAAGGCTTTAATTCTCAAAAGAACAGATAAGCCTTCGAATGCACAACCCAGCTCAACAAAACCCTCGACCGAACCTTCAACGCAACCTTCTGAACAGCCGTCAAATAGTTCAGGATCGACTTGCCAGAAACTCCCCGAATTCACAGAGAACTTCATTGATCCTGCTTACGTCCGAGTTGTCACACCAATCGGTGAGCAAACCGGCTCAGGCGGGGTGATCGCGGTCCGCTCTTACATACATCCATCAAATACTTTCCTTGGAAAAGAATTACCAATTTACGCACCAGTGGACATGACCCTATCTATGGCGAGTTTCTACAAGCCACCCGGAGCTGCTGCGAATTACCAACCGGAATACTCGCTCTATTTCGAAGTCGGATGTGGCATCACCGTGAAGTTCTTCCACATCAAAGGCATCGTGGGCAAGGTTGCTACCGCTGTTCCATCGGAGCCCTCACCAAGTAGCGCCGGACAGGCGGTTGGTAAGACCCCCGTTAAAGCGGGTGAGCAAATCGGTTGGTACAAACTTGGAGAGGATAGCGTTGCCTTCGACTTCTGGGTCGACAACGAAACACACACCAACAATTTCATCGTCCCGTCCCATTTTGCGGAGAGCAATGCTCTTCATAGCGTCTGCCCTTATGGGTTTTACACCCCTGACAGGAAAGCTCTCTGGCTTGCAAAGTTAGGTGCACCTGGAAGTGACCCAATCTCAGGAACCGCATGTGGAGTTGTAACAGAAGGAGTTGAAGGTACTGCGGATGGCATGTGGTTCATTTCGCCGAACACTAAAACGGATCACCTCACGTATGACGGCGCCTACCAATCTCAAATAATGTTTTCCGTTGATCCGAGTGGGATCCTCCGCATCGGCGGCTTGAATACATCCGGAACATTGAGTCAGATGATGGTCTCACCACAATCCTCAACTTGGCTCAAACCATCCGATGTCAAAGTTGGTTCGAGTCATTGTTGGTCGACCGATCTACAGTCGGTCGCTGTTAAAGTAATGGACAACAAAACAATGTCGGTAGTTGTTGGTACTGAGTCATGCTCGACTCTTCCCGATCCATCAACTGGGA encodes the following:
- a CDS encoding ABC transporter permease; translated protein: MMSTLKGERSIPRFGALYVLEARMKSMLKFFWVIASIAILNPVLYLVSIGLGVGTLITNNIGPNGIDGVSYLTFIAPALLATSAIQGAMDEVIFPTLDGFKWARIFYGINSTPQTGSTIATGVFLTAMVRTIGSVLAYSGILYLFGAMDSPHSYLAVPIAILAGASFGAVMLALASHVTSEDMFFTIVGRFVIGPMFLFSGTFYPLNTLPIGLQFFGWISPLWHATELGRYATYAHHISATMVSVHILFLLTMLVLGLIFAFKQYTRRLAK
- a CDS encoding ABC transporter ATP-binding protein; its protein translation is MSVNLIEVRGLTKKYGDFVAVDGIDFSVRKSESFGLLGPNGAGKSTTMRIIAATSQRTSGDVLVLGKDPEKEGPQIRAHLGVVPQQDNLDIQLTVTENLYIYGRYFGLSKKFVKSKINDLLEFAQLEEKRDTKVEALSGGMKRRLTIARSLVSEPDILILDEPTTGLDPQARHILWDRLFRLKEDGITLLITTHYMDEAEQLCDRLIVMDKGKIMAEGSPAALIKKYSTKEVLEVRFGSNRNAEMAAAMEQLCERIEVLPDRILLYTEDAEEVLENIVGAGHHPNTSLVRRSSLEDVFLRLTGRSLIE
- a CDS encoding ABC transporter permease, whose amino-acid sequence is MLLSAAIAIAERRAGKLGDRYYAGRSRAVVERSYIAFKSSTWFVILSGFVEPVLYLLSFGYGVGQFVGTIDSGTGKMVSYAAFIAPGLLATSAMNGAVYDSTWNVFFKLHESRLYHGMLATSLGPLDVALGEMAWALLRGLVYAMGFMIVVAPLGLIPSWWGILAIPAAVLIAFGFAAFGMAVTSYFKTFQQMGLINIALLPIFLFSGAFYPLTVFPGWTQALIKALPLWHAIELIRGLTLGALNMGLLTHIIYFLVMIAGGLFFTTRRLNALFMR
- a CDS encoding D-alanyl-D-alanine carboxypeptidase family protein; the encoded protein is MKIRVAVFILLWVLIGGGAFFYIQNLSYDNSVVSVASPTPTPTPTIIHLLCFNESTKVLRSSDVDSGCLDGEQSLGAAPIVRPTQPPSDVNPQLMIRFLAAQAVGKKAGFPLHITSGYRSYALQERLFRNAVKRYGSEAEASKWVLPANISHHPWGLALDINYPNDPVSTKWLEVNGYIYGLCRAYENEWWHFEGLTTPGELCPQRLIDPSAEEE